In Lysinibacillus sp. FSL M8-0337, the following proteins share a genomic window:
- the rplX gene encoding 50S ribosomal protein L24, with amino-acid sequence MHVKKGDKVKVITGKDKGKEGVILAAFPKQDRVLVEGVNIVKKHVKPNQLNPQGGIVSQEAAIHVSNVMLIDPKSGEPTRVGYKIENGKKVRVAKKSGAVID; translated from the coding sequence ATGCATGTAAAAAAAGGTGACAAGGTTAAGGTTATCACTGGTAAGGACAAAGGCAAAGAAGGAGTAATCCTAGCTGCTTTCCCTAAACAAGACCGCGTTCTTGTTGAAGGTGTAAACATCGTGAAAAAACACGTTAAACCTAACCAATTGAATCCACAAGGTGGGATTGTAAGCCAAGAGGCTGCAATTCACGTTTCGAACGTAATGCTAATCGATCCTAAATCTGGCGAGCCGACTCGTGTAGGTTATAAAATCGAAAACGGTAAAAAAGTTCGTGTTGCAAAAAAATCAGGTGCAGTAATCGACTAA
- the rplN gene encoding 50S ribosomal protein L14, protein MIQQESRMKVADNSGAREVLTIKVLGGSGRKTANIGDIVVCTVKKATPGGVVKKGDVVKAVIVRTKSGVRRKDGTYIKFDENACVIIRDDKSPRGTRIFGPVARELRDSNFMKIVSLAPEVL, encoded by the coding sequence GTGATCCAACAAGAAAGTCGTATGAAAGTTGCTGACAACTCAGGTGCACGTGAAGTTCTTACAATTAAAGTGCTTGGTGGCTCTGGCCGTAAAACTGCTAACATCGGTGATATCGTTGTTTGTACAGTTAAGAAAGCAACACCAGGTGGCGTTGTCAAGAAGGGTGACGTTGTTAAAGCTGTTATCGTTCGTACTAAATCAGGCGTACGTCGTAAAGACGGTACTTACATCAAATTTGATGAAAATGCTTGTGTAATTATTCGTGATGATAAATCACCACGCGGAACTCGTATTTTCGGACCTGTTGCACGTGAATTACGTGACAGCAACTTCATGAAAATCGTTTCTCTAGCTCCAGAAGTTCTTTAA
- the rpsQ gene encoding 30S ribosomal protein S17 → MTERNQRKVYTGRVVSDKMDKTISVLVETHKKHKLYGKRVKYSKKFKAHDEQNQAKIGDIVRIMETRPLSATKRFRLVEVVEKAVII, encoded by the coding sequence ATGACTGAGCGTAATCAACGCAAAGTTTACACGGGCCGTGTCGTTTCAGATAAAATGGACAAAACAATTTCTGTTTTAGTTGAAACTCACAAAAAGCACAAGCTTTATGGTAAACGTGTAAAGTACTCTAAAAAGTTTAAAGCTCATGATGAGCAAAACCAAGCGAAAATCGGTGATATCGTACGTATCATGGAGACTCGCCCGCTATCAGCTACTAAACGTTTCCGTCTAGTTGAAGTTGTAGAAAAAGCGGTTATTATTTAA
- the rpmC gene encoding 50S ribosomal protein L29 yields the protein MKANEIRDLATSEIELKVKSLKEELFNLRFQLATGQLENTARIREVRKAIARMKTVIREREISANN from the coding sequence ATGAAAGCTAATGAAATCCGTGACCTTGCCACTTCTGAAATTGAATTAAAAGTGAAATCACTGAAAGAAGAGCTTTTCAACCTTCGCTTCCAATTGGCGACTGGTCAATTAGAAAACACAGCTCGTATTCGTGAAGTGCGTAAAGCAATCGCGCGTATGAAAACTGTTATTCGTGAAAGAGAAATCAGTGCAAATAACTGA
- the rplP gene encoding 50S ribosomal protein L16, whose translation MLLPKRVKYRREHRGNMRGEAKGGKEVSFGEWGLQAQTASWITNRQIESARIAMTRYMKRGGKVWIKIFPHKPYTKKPLEVRMGSGKGSPEGWVAVVKPGKVMFEIAGVSEEIAREALRLASHKLPVKCKIVKRQETGGESNES comes from the coding sequence ATGTTATTGCCTAAACGCGTAAAATACCGTCGTGAACACCGCGGAAACATGCGTGGCGAAGCGAAAGGCGGTAAAGAAGTATCTTTCGGCGAATGGGGCCTACAAGCTCAAACTGCTAGCTGGATTACTAACCGTCAAATCGAATCTGCACGTATCGCGATGACTCGTTACATGAAACGTGGCGGTAAAGTTTGGATTAAAATCTTCCCGCACAAACCTTACACGAAAAAACCTCTAGAAGTCCGCATGGGTTCTGGTAAAGGTTCTCCTGAAGGTTGGGTAGCAGTTGTTAAACCAGGAAAAGTAATGTTCGAAATTGCTGGTGTATCTGAAGAGATCGCACGTGAAGCACTTCGTTTAGCATCACATAAGCTTCCTGTTAAATGTAAGATCGTAAAACGTCAAGAAACTGGTGGTGAATCTAATGAAAGCTAA
- the rpsC gene encoding 30S ribosomal protein S3: MGQKVHPIGLRVGIIRDWESKWYAEKDYATLLHEDIKVRKYIETALKDASVSKVEIERAANRVNITIHTAKPGMVIGKGGTEVENLRKYLGELTGKRVHINIIEIKRADLDARLVAENIARQLENRVSFRRAQKQAIQRTMRAGAKGIKTQVSGRLGGADIARAEHYSEGTVPLHTLRADIDYAHAEADTTYGKLGVKVWIYRGEVLPTKKSVEGGK, from the coding sequence GTGGGTCAAAAAGTACATCCAATAGGACTGCGCGTTGGTATTATTCGTGACTGGGAGTCAAAATGGTACGCTGAAAAAGACTATGCAACTCTACTTCACGAAGACATCAAAGTGCGTAAATATATTGAAACGGCTCTTAAAGACGCTTCTGTTTCTAAAGTTGAAATCGAACGTGCTGCAAACCGTGTAAACATTACAATTCACACTGCTAAACCAGGGATGGTAATCGGTAAAGGTGGTACTGAAGTTGAAAACCTTCGTAAATACCTTGGCGAATTAACTGGTAAACGTGTACACATCAACATTATCGAAATTAAACGTGCTGATCTTGACGCTCGTCTAGTAGCTGAAAACATCGCTCGTCAATTAGAAAACCGTGTTTCATTCCGTCGTGCGCAAAAGCAAGCGATCCAACGCACAATGCGTGCTGGTGCAAAAGGAATTAAAACACAAGTATCTGGTCGTTTAGGTGGCGCTGATATCGCGCGTGCTGAACACTATAGTGAAGGAACTGTTCCACTTCATACTCTACGTGCTGACATCGACTATGCACACGCAGAAGCTGACACTACTTACGGTAAATTAGGCGTTAAAGTATGGATCTACCGTGGTGAAGTTCTTCCTACGAAGAAATCTGTGGAAGGAGGCAAATAA
- the rplV gene encoding 50S ribosomal protein L22, which produces MTQAKAIARTVRIAPRKVRLVVDLIRGKQVGEAVAILRHTPKAASPVVEKVLKSAVANAEHNYDLDINSLVVSEVFVDEGPTLKRFRPRAQGRASAINKRTSHITLVVSEKKEG; this is translated from the coding sequence ATGACACAAGCTAAAGCTATCGCTCGCACAGTACGTATCGCTCCTCGTAAAGTTCGTCTAGTTGTAGACTTAATCCGAGGTAAGCAAGTAGGTGAGGCAGTTGCAATTTTACGTCATACTCCAAAAGCGGCGTCTCCAGTCGTTGAGAAAGTATTAAAATCTGCAGTTGCTAATGCTGAGCACAACTACGATCTAGATATCAACTCTTTAGTAGTTTCTGAAGTATTCGTTGATGAAGGTCCAACATTAAAACGTTTCCGTCCACGTGCACAAGGACGTGCAAGCGCAATTAACAAACGCACAAGCCACATCACTTTAGTGGTATCTGAGAAGAAGGAGGGTTAA
- the rpsS gene encoding 30S ribosomal protein S19 produces MGRSLKKGPFVDDHLMKKVEAQEASEKKQVIKTWSRRSTIFPNFIGLTIAVYDGRKHVPVYVTEDMVGHKLGEFAPTRTYKGHGADDKKTRR; encoded by the coding sequence ATGGGTCGCAGTTTGAAAAAAGGACCTTTTGTTGATGACCACTTAATGAAAAAAGTGGAAGCACAAGAGGCTTCTGAGAAGAAACAAGTTATTAAAACTTGGTCTCGCCGTTCTACAATCTTCCCGAACTTCATCGGACTAACAATTGCTGTATATGATGGACGTAAACATGTTCCTGTATACGTAACAGAAGATATGGTAGGCCACAAACTTGGTGAATTCGCACCGACTCGTACTTACAAAGGTCACGGTGCAGACGACAAGAAAACAAGACGCTAA
- the rplB gene encoding 50S ribosomal protein L2, whose product MAIKKYKPTSNGRRNMTSLDFAEITTNKPEKSLLEPTKRKAGRNNQGKITVRHHGGGHKKQYRVIDFKRVKDGIPAKVATIEYDPNRSANIALINYADGAKAYILAPKGLEVGQTIVSGPDADIKVGNTLPLANIPMGTTIHNIELKPGKGGQLVRSAGTSAQVLGREDKYVIVRLQSGEVRLVLATCRATIGQVGNEQHELVHIGKAGRSRWLGKRPTVRGSVMNPNDHPHGGGEGRSPIGRKSPMTPWGKPALGYKTRNKKNKSDKFIIRSRKK is encoded by the coding sequence ATGGCGATTAAAAAGTATAAACCTACCTCTAATGGTCGTCGTAATATGACGTCTTTAGACTTTGCGGAAATTACAACTAACAAGCCTGAGAAATCATTGCTTGAACCAACTAAACGCAAAGCTGGTCGTAACAACCAAGGTAAAATCACTGTTCGTCATCATGGTGGTGGTCATAAGAAGCAATATCGTGTTATCGATTTCAAACGTGTTAAAGATGGCATTCCAGCGAAAGTTGCTACTATCGAATATGATCCAAACCGTTCTGCGAATATCGCATTAATTAACTACGCTGATGGAGCAAAAGCTTACATCTTAGCACCAAAAGGTCTAGAGGTTGGTCAAACAATCGTATCTGGTCCAGATGCTGATATTAAAGTAGGTAACACATTACCATTAGCAAACATTCCAATGGGTACAACAATCCATAACATCGAGTTAAAACCTGGTAAAGGTGGACAATTAGTACGTTCTGCTGGTACTTCTGCGCAAGTACTTGGTCGTGAAGACAAATACGTAATCGTTCGTCTACAATCTGGTGAAGTACGTTTAGTTCTTGCTACTTGCCGCGCTACAATCGGTCAAGTTGGTAACGAACAACATGAACTTGTGCACATCGGTAAAGCAGGTCGTAGCCGTTGGTTAGGTAAACGCCCAACTGTTCGTGGTTCTGTAATGAACCCTAACGATCACCCACACGGTGGTGGTGAAGGACGTTCTCCAATCGGACGTAAATCACCGATGACACCTTGGGGTAAACCAGCACTTGGTTACAAAACTCGTAATAAGAAAAACAAATCGGATAAATTCATCATCCGTAGTCGTAAAAAATAA
- the rplW gene encoding 50S ribosomal protein L23, translating into MEARDILKRPVITERSSELMAEKKYTFEVDTRANKTQVKDAVEEIFGVNVEKVNVLNYKGKFKRVGRYGGYTNKRRKAIVKLTADSKDIELFEM; encoded by the coding sequence ATGGAAGCACGTGATATTTTAAAACGTCCGGTCATTACTGAGCGTTCTTCAGAACTTATGGCAGAGAAAAAGTATACTTTCGAAGTAGACACTCGCGCTAACAAAACTCAAGTAAAAGACGCTGTAGAAGAAATCTTTGGCGTAAACGTTGAGAAAGTAAATGTTCTTAACTACAAAGGTAAATTCAAACGCGTTGGCCGTTACGGTGGTTACACAAACAAACGTCGTAAAGCGATTGTTAAACTAACTGCGGACAGCAAAGACATCGAATTATTCGAAATGTAA
- the rplD gene encoding 50S ribosomal protein L4 — MTKVSVLSQTGASVGEIELNEAIFGIEPNEAVLFDAVVAQRASLRQGNHKVKNRSEVAGGGRKPWRQKGTGRARQGSIRSPQWRGGGIVFGPTPRSYSYKLPKKVRRLALKSALSAKVVEQNFLVLDALTLAAPKTKEFTKILKDLSLEKKSLFVTADLDENVALSARNIPGVTVLTANGINVLDLLGHEKVVFTKAAVEKVEEVLG, encoded by the coding sequence ATGACAAAAGTATCTGTACTTAGTCAAACAGGTGCTTCAGTTGGTGAAATCGAGTTAAACGAAGCGATCTTCGGAATCGAGCCAAATGAAGCAGTATTATTCGACGCAGTAGTTGCACAACGCGCTTCTCTTCGTCAAGGTAATCATAAGGTTAAAAACCGTTCTGAAGTTGCTGGTGGTGGTCGTAAACCATGGCGTCAAAAAGGAACTGGTCGTGCTCGTCAAGGTTCTATCCGTTCTCCACAATGGCGCGGCGGTGGTATCGTATTCGGTCCAACTCCACGTAGCTATTCTTATAAATTACCTAAAAAAGTTCGTCGTTTAGCTCTTAAATCTGCTTTATCAGCTAAAGTAGTAGAACAAAACTTCTTAGTTCTTGATGCTCTTACACTAGCAGCACCAAAAACAAAAGAATTTACTAAAATCCTTAAAGATCTTTCTTTAGAGAAAAAATCTTTATTCGTAACTGCTGACCTAGATGAAAACGTAGCATTATCTGCTCGTAACATCCCTGGTGTAACAGTTTTAACTGCAAACGGAATCAACGTTCTTGATCTTTTAGGTCATGAAAAAGTTGTATTCACTAAAGCTGCAGTAGAAAAAGTTGAGGAGGTGCTTGGATAA
- the rplC gene encoding 50S ribosomal protein L3 has product MAKGILGRKIGMTQVFAENGDLIPVTVIEATPNVVLQKKTVETDGYEAIQVGFEDKRVKLSNKPEQGHVAKANTAPKRFIREFRNVNVEEYEVGQEVKVEIFAEGDVIDVTGVTKGKGFQGVIKRHGQSRGPMAHGSRYHRRPGSMGPVAPNRVFKQKKLPGQMGGTVVTIQNLEIVKVDAERNLLLVKGNVPGSKKALVTVKTAIKAN; this is encoded by the coding sequence ATGGCTAAAGGAATCTTAGGTAGAAAAATTGGTATGACACAAGTTTTCGCTGAAAACGGCGATTTAATCCCGGTAACAGTTATCGAAGCTACTCCAAACGTAGTTCTTCAAAAGAAAACTGTTGAAACTGACGGCTACGAAGCTATCCAAGTTGGTTTCGAAGATAAGCGCGTTAAGCTTTCTAACAAACCAGAACAAGGTCACGTAGCAAAAGCGAATACTGCTCCTAAGCGCTTCATTCGTGAATTCCGCAACGTGAACGTTGAAGAATACGAAGTTGGTCAAGAAGTCAAAGTAGAAATTTTCGCAGAAGGCGATGTAATTGATGTAACAGGAGTTACTAAAGGTAAAGGTTTCCAAGGTGTTATCAAACGCCACGGACAATCTCGTGGTCCTATGGCCCACGGTTCTCGTTACCACCGTCGTCCTGGTTCAATGGGTCCAGTTGCTCCGAACCGCGTATTTAAACAAAAGAAATTACCTGGTCAAATGGGTGGCACAGTAGTTACAATCCAAAACTTAGAAATCGTAAAAGTTGATGCAGAACGTAACTTACTACTTGTTAAAGGTAATGTTCCTGGTTCTAAAAAAGCTCTAGTTACAGTTAAAACTGCAATTAAAGCTAACTAA
- the rpsJ gene encoding 30S ribosomal protein S10 encodes MAKQKIRIRLKAYDHRILDQSAEKIVETAKRSGASVSGPIPLPTEKSVYTILRAVHKYKDSREQFEMRTHKRLIDIVNPTPQTVDALMKLDLPSGVDIEIKL; translated from the coding sequence ATGGCAAAACAAAAGATTCGTATTCGTTTAAAAGCGTATGATCACCGTATTTTAGATCAGTCTGCTGAGAAAATTGTGGAGACTGCAAAACGTTCAGGTGCAAGTGTATCAGGTCCGATTCCACTTCCAACTGAGAAGTCTGTGTACACAATTCTACGTGCTGTTCACAAGTACAAAGACTCTCGTGAACAATTCGAGATGCGTACGCATAAACGTCTGATCGATATCGTTAACCCAACACCACAAACTGTTGATGCGTTAATGAAACTTGATTTACCATCTGGCGTTGATATCGAAATCAAACTTTAA
- a CDS encoding Na+/H+ antiporter NhaC family protein, with protein sequence MNAVIVAVAVMLILSLLRINVVLSLVLGAFAGGLTSGMGIQATVKSFTEGLGAGATIALSYGLLGGFAIAISKTGIPDLLIAGMLNVLNKNGSSNRKGLVKVLIFLLIFIMAIFSQNLIPIHIAFIPLLIPPILKVLNMLEVDRRIIATLIAVGLIGTYSFVPAGFGAIFQEIVSTQVTNAGMVAQASDVPVAMAIPIIGMLVGLGIAFYVYRKPRKYKNTDVETATLNVNVSKTVIISTALALIVSLIAQIATDSMIVGAFAGIMIMYFTGALKWREADEILSEGMKMMAFIGFVMIAANGFASVINATGDVDNLITSSLAYLEGNRSLAVFIMLVIGLVVTMGIGSSFATVPIIATLFVPLAQGLGMSPLAILCLIGTAGALGDAGSPASDSTLGPTAGLNVDGQHNHIWDTCVPTFIFINIPLVLFGWIACVFFL encoded by the coding sequence ATGAATGCAGTAATTGTGGCAGTAGCTGTCATGTTAATATTAAGTTTGCTTCGAATCAATGTCGTCCTTTCGCTTGTTTTAGGAGCCTTTGCAGGGGGCTTAACAAGTGGTATGGGTATTCAAGCAACTGTTAAGTCGTTTACAGAGGGGTTAGGGGCAGGTGCTACTATTGCACTTAGTTATGGTCTACTTGGTGGATTTGCTATAGCTATCTCGAAGACAGGTATACCTGACTTATTGATTGCGGGTATGTTAAACGTGTTAAATAAAAATGGTTCAAGTAATAGGAAGGGCTTAGTAAAAGTATTAATTTTTCTCCTTATTTTTATCATGGCGATTTTTTCTCAAAATTTAATTCCAATTCATATTGCCTTTATCCCTTTACTAATACCACCGATTTTAAAAGTTTTAAATATGCTTGAAGTGGATCGTAGAATAATAGCAACGCTAATTGCGGTTGGCTTAATTGGTACCTATAGTTTTGTACCAGCAGGCTTCGGAGCAATCTTCCAAGAAATTGTGTCAACGCAAGTTACAAATGCCGGAATGGTTGCACAAGCAAGTGATGTACCTGTAGCAATGGCTATTCCTATTATCGGTATGTTAGTAGGACTAGGGATTGCATTCTATGTATATCGCAAACCACGTAAATACAAAAATACAGATGTAGAAACAGCGACTTTAAATGTGAATGTTAGTAAAACAGTTATTATTTCTACGGCACTAGCATTAATTGTTTCACTTATCGCGCAAATCGCAACAGATTCCATGATTGTTGGCGCCTTTGCAGGGATCATGATTATGTATTTTACGGGTGCTCTAAAATGGAGAGAGGCCGATGAAATTCTATCTGAAGGTATGAAGATGATGGCATTCATTGGCTTTGTAATGATTGCCGCCAATGGATTCGCCTCCGTTATCAATGCAACGGGTGATGTAGATAATTTAATTACAAGCTCTCTGGCATATCTTGAAGGCAATAGAAGTTTGGCGGTATTTATTATGCTAGTGATTGGATTAGTTGTCACAATGGGCATTGGCTCTTCTTTTGCGACAGTACCGATTATTGCGACTTTATTTGTTCCGTTAGCACAAGGATTAGGGATGAGCCCTTTAGCAATATTGTGCTTAATTGGCACTGCTGGCGCATTAGGTGACGCAGGTTCACCAGCATCAGATTCAACATTAGGACCAACTGCTGGCTTAAATGTTGATGGACAACATAATCATATTTGGGATACATGTGTACCGACGTTTATCTTTATTAATATTCCACTTGTCCTATTTGGATGGATTGCCTGTGTATTCTTTCTATAA
- a CDS encoding ABC transporter permease, with amino-acid sequence MSLSKLVFRSMKKNMKHYYLYFFALIFSVTLYFSFVTLQHNGEVFNTVQKSGTASAGFGAATYILYFIILFFVLYANHLFMKRRSKEIGLYQLIGMTKGLIVRLLALESILLFVGAVAVGILVGFFSSRLISMILLRILEKETLVKMTFSTQALQQSIVVFAILLVIVLLQMTWMIHRVSLLSLFSAAKQADERVKRFNPLQMVIGFLGLVLIVYGYYASTKLFDINNAGNLFLNMIIILATTIGGTFLVFRFSVAFILNVVRLKKNGHLTVHDVLALTPIMHRMKSNAKSLTLITVLTGVSLGITTLSYIAYYSSEASAYSRIPGDYILHEEQGQDFLKKLEANNIAYDKVEYRLQGVTATIAQLMAEEQKDSPFYNMEGTIYTIPLSDYQRRNPNTTITGNDVILTNYGGYMAEMFPLEKDRNLVVSAGKLKETLHVKAIHDESIISGTVTSGGGGPIFVVSDALFEKLSTQAKLFPWHKQTSITLKSKKDLALAERLYEESSANAITIFDSDGNTQNYKIKSFEAERKGNIESLGLTIFTTAFLGLAFLMTTGSILYFKQMSEAEEERGAYTILRKIGFSERDIMKGIFMKQAFNFGVPLLIGLLHSYFAVKSGWFLFGSELTTPLWIAMSCYIALYAIFAVLSVGYYKKVIRESL; translated from the coding sequence ATGAGTCTTAGTAAGCTTGTATTCCGAAGTATGAAGAAAAATATGAAACATTATTATTTATACTTCTTTGCACTTATATTTAGTGTGACACTCTATTTTTCTTTTGTGACATTACAGCATAATGGTGAAGTTTTCAATACCGTTCAAAAGAGTGGCACAGCATCAGCAGGATTTGGAGCTGCAACTTATATTTTGTATTTTATTATTTTATTTTTCGTGTTGTATGCGAACCATCTATTTATGAAACGTCGCAGTAAAGAAATTGGCTTATATCAGCTAATAGGAATGACAAAGGGACTAATTGTGCGCTTATTGGCTTTAGAAAGTATTCTATTATTTGTAGGAGCTGTCGCTGTAGGGATACTCGTTGGTTTCTTTAGCTCCCGCCTAATTTCCATGATTTTATTGCGTATCCTTGAAAAAGAGACGCTTGTCAAAATGACCTTTAGCACACAAGCATTACAGCAATCAATCGTTGTTTTCGCTATATTATTAGTAATCGTTTTGTTGCAAATGACGTGGATGATTCACCGTGTATCGCTTCTATCCTTATTTAGCGCGGCTAAACAAGCAGATGAGCGTGTGAAACGTTTCAACCCATTACAAATGGTTATTGGCTTTTTAGGGCTTGTGCTTATTGTATATGGCTACTATGCATCAACGAAATTATTTGATATTAATAATGCAGGCAATTTATTTCTTAATATGATCATTATTTTGGCTACAACAATTGGGGGAACATTCCTAGTTTTCCGTTTCTCTGTAGCATTTATATTGAATGTTGTTCGTTTAAAGAAAAATGGACATTTGACTGTCCATGATGTTTTAGCGTTAACACCCATTATGCACCGCATGAAAAGTAATGCTAAATCATTGACCCTGATTACAGTTTTAACGGGTGTATCACTTGGGATTACCACATTATCATATATTGCGTATTATTCTTCAGAAGCGTCAGCCTATAGTCGAATACCTGGAGATTACATTTTACATGAAGAGCAAGGACAGGACTTTTTAAAGAAACTAGAGGCAAATAATATCGCTTATGATAAGGTTGAATATCGTTTACAAGGAGTTACAGCTACCATCGCTCAGTTAATGGCTGAAGAACAAAAAGATAGTCCATTTTATAACATGGAAGGCACGATTTATACCATTCCCCTTTCTGATTATCAACGTAGAAATCCAAATACAACAATTACGGGTAATGATGTTATTTTAACAAACTATGGTGGCTATATGGCGGAGATGTTCCCATTAGAAAAGGATCGTAATCTAGTCGTATCAGCAGGTAAACTTAAAGAAACATTGCATGTCAAAGCTATTCATGATGAAAGTATTATTAGTGGTACAGTAACGTCTGGTGGCGGAGGTCCAATTTTTGTAGTGTCTGACGCGTTGTTTGAAAAATTGTCAACGCAAGCAAAACTATTCCCTTGGCATAAACAAACTTCGATTACACTAAAGTCAAAAAAAGACCTGGCACTAGCTGAAAGATTATATGAAGAATCAAGCGCAAATGCAATTACTATTTTTGATAGTGATGGCAATACGCAAAATTATAAAATCAAGTCATTTGAAGCTGAACGCAAAGGAAATATTGAATCACTTGGGTTAACAATTTTTACGACGGCGTTTTTAGGCTTAGCATTTTTAATGACAACTGGTAGCATTCTGTACTTCAAACAAATGTCTGAAGCAGAAGAGGAACGAGGAGCTTATACGATTTTAAGAAAGATTGGCTTCTCAGAACGGGATATCATGAAGGGAATCTTTATGAAACAAGCGTTCAATTTTGGTGTTCCTTTACTGATTGGTCTACTTCATAGTTATTTTGCAGTGAAATCAGGATGGTTTTTATTTGGCTCGGAATTAACAACGCCATTATGGATTGCTATGAGCTGTTACATCGCATTATATGCAATTTTTGCAGTCCTTTCGGTAGGTTATTATAAAAAAGTAATAAGAGAATCATTATAA
- a CDS encoding ABC transporter ATP-binding protein, giving the protein MAVLIGRKVKKVYGKKSTAQEVLKGIDLEVNEGEFVGIMGPSGSGKTTLLNVLCSIDFATEGVIEINGQSLRGMKEKALANFRREQLGFIFQDYNLLDTLTVKENILLPLAISKLPKAVAESRVKELTYLLGIGDILNKYPNEISGGQKQRTSAARALITNPSMVFADEPTGALDSKSATALLKNLQSINETKKATIMMVTHDAVAASFCTRVLFLKDGLIYSELYKGDKTRQAFFQEIMHTQSVLGGDGYES; this is encoded by the coding sequence GTGGCAGTTTTAATTGGACGTAAAGTAAAAAAAGTATATGGTAAAAAATCGACGGCACAAGAGGTGTTGAAGGGTATAGATTTAGAAGTGAATGAAGGAGAGTTTGTTGGCATTATGGGTCCGTCAGGCTCAGGGAAGACGACATTATTAAATGTGTTGTGTTCGATTGATTTTGCAACGGAAGGTGTCATTGAAATAAATGGTCAAAGCTTACGAGGGATGAAAGAAAAGGCTTTAGCTAATTTCCGTCGCGAACAGCTAGGGTTCATATTCCAAGATTATAATTTATTGGACACTTTGACAGTGAAGGAAAACATCTTGTTGCCATTAGCGATTAGTAAGTTACCGAAAGCTGTAGCAGAAAGTCGTGTCAAAGAGCTTACTTATTTACTCGGTATTGGAGATATATTAAATAAATACCCAAATGAAATATCTGGCGGTCAAAAGCAACGTACATCGGCTGCGCGTGCATTAATTACAAATCCATCAATGGTCTTTGCAGATGAACCTACAGGTGCACTTGATTCGAAATCAGCAACAGCTCTGTTGAAAAATTTGCAAAGTATTAATGAAACCAAGAAAGCGACAATTATGATGGTGACGCATGATGCAGTGGCAGCGAGTTTCTGTACACGTGTTTTGTTTTTAAAAGATGGGCTAATTTACAGTGAACTATACAAAGGTGATAAAACAAGACAGGCGTTTTTCCAAGAAATCATGCATACGCAAAGTGTGCTAGGCGGTGACGGTTATGAGTCTTAG